From Aegilops tauschii subsp. strangulata cultivar AL8/78 chromosome 5, Aet v6.0, whole genome shotgun sequence:
gacatgaactgggactaaagggtgcgatgccctttagtcccggttcgtgtctcaaaccgggactaaagggcccatttctcaaactctaccccctcccccccgtgtatcgccatttcagttttagaaaaaacaaaaaatgataaaaacttcaaaaaataaaatacttCGAGACgtagttatattactacatctactagttaggaaaattaaaaaacataaatttggacatgttttgcaaaaaagtgtcatgaaaaagtaaaacggctataacttttgcatatgatgtcgaaaaaacgtataatatatcaaaatgttcagcacggaaatccgcatccgattttgaccgccgtaggcctgtttgcaaatttttagaatcctcaaattctaaaaggaaaaaagatatgctcaaatttcatttttttaaaattttggttaaatctggtcaaactatggtcaaactacttattcaagaagtattagtgttactacataattattcaagaatattagtgttactaaataattatttcaatttttttgaattttggtcaaatctggtcaagctgtggtcaaactatggtcaaactacttattcaagaagtattagtgttactacataattattcaataatattagtgttactaaataattatttcaaaattttaaattttggtcaaatctggtcaaactgtggtcaaactatggtcaaactacttactcaagaaatattagtgttactaaataattattgttttttagaataatagtttcaaactcaaaagTGAAACGTGTGatttcatgctcaagctaaacccttgagggttaatagaattgacatcctactattgtcaggaaaacaacaaagtggagacttggaaacgagggggaataggacccggaagttaagcgtgctcaggctggagtagtgagaggatgggtgaccggccggaaagttagatgatttgaaatgatgaggggtgattagaaaTTAGAGGTTAAACTGAGTAGTGATGAGGGAtgattagagattaaattgtaaaataattcaaaaatttgaaaattggaaaaaaaataaaaaaaatcgtAATTAGTCAGcagccacgtggagggcctttagttccggttctggaagcgggactaaaggccctctaaAACCAGAACAAATGACCTTTTTTCTACTGGTGTAATGATGTCGATGGCTAGGCGGTAGAGTCCGttgaggaagagtagaacatgaAAATAGACGTGCACACGGCCGGCGAACAGTAGAACGTATAACACATTTGGGCACATGACCGGCGAGTAGGCTACAGTCGGTTACTATATGTAAAGAAAAAACTAATATTGATGAAAATATGTGTCCGCTTTATTTGATGAATAGTATTCCGTATTGGATAATTGTCATGATATTCGCTATCTACAGACATGTCCAAACATGACTACGGACGTGTCCGATTTAATTCACAACGTTGAAGATACCCTATCACGCTTTCCTGGGCGAGTGTCTCGCTTGAGGAGGTTCCAGAAAACTCCAAGGAGCGAACAGCAAGGACACACGTGTGAGCTGGGGACTCGTTCCGCGCTTCTCCCCTGCAACGCGTGGCAGTCGCCGCTGGGACAGCCGTTGCCTGCCATCTGCAACCTCAGCAGAAGCAGTCGCTAGCGCCCCCACGTACACCCCgttgccgccacgcgtccccggCGCGAAGCCTCTCTCTATATAGCCTGATGACGGCCAAGCACCATGGCTCCATCACCAACAGCAGACAGCTGCTAGTAGAACGAACACGCCCGAGCGAGCAATCAACCACCGAAAATCGATCGAAGAAACAGAGACTTATTAGCTCTTGAGCAGCAAGTAGAGGAGAGCAGCGATGGCGTTCGTGCCTGGGTGCGTGCAGTGCGGGACGCGGAGCAACCCGTGCCGGTGCAAGGTCGTCGGGCCGACGCTGGGATTCGTTGCCTTCGTGGTGACCGGCGTGGTGGAGTGGCCGCTGGGCGCGGCGGTGTACctgttccgccgccgcaagggaCGCCGCATCATGGGACACCCGGCCAGGGTCGTCTACCCGCGCGTCACCACGGCCATCCCCATCTAATCCTGAATTACTGATCCTAATTTCATAAACCAGTAACCTGGTCCGTCAGCTTGTGTTCATTGCTGTGATTCAATAAAAGGGCGGGGTGTCGGTGTGTGCTTGTGTTGTAAACTTGTAATCTAAGCCATTGGCCGTGTATTTTCGTTTTGCTGTGTGTCAGTGCATATAACCTGCCTCTCTTATgttcttatatttgtttacggagGGGAGTATATGTTTCGATGACCCTGAAACAGTAGACCTAATAGTTCTACTTCAAAAATATGTAGAAAATACAAATTTACAAGCAGATAAGAATTTGCATCAAACCAATACCACTT
This genomic window contains:
- the LOC109740172 gene encoding uncharacterized protein translates to MAFVPGCVQCGTRSNPCRCKVVGPTLGFVAFVVTGVVEWPLGAAVYLFRRRKGRRIMGHPARVVYPRVTTAIPI